The genomic DNA CGTGGCTTTTTTAGAAGATTTTTTACTTGCAGATTACGACGCAGCCGCAGGCACGATCTATACTTCGGTAAGCAAAAAAGCTGTGGATATAATGCCAAAAGAGTTTACCAAAATTAGCGTTCCCACTCTAATGATTTCGGGTGAAAAAGATATTATTATTCCCGCTGCAATGGGTAAACAAGCCGCCGCCCTAAACAACAATATTACTTATGTCGAATTGCCCAAAACATCTCATTTCCCTATGCTGGAAGATAAGGAAAGTTATTTACAGGCAGTAAGAGATTTTTTACAGGTAGATAGTGTAGTGGCTTAGAGAATGAAATTTATCTTCACTTCCAAGCAGTCATTATAAGACAACTTAGTTTAAATGCGACTTAGCTTATCTTGCATTTCTAAGCAAGATTAAGAGCTATCTTCAAAGCTTTCTGAACTTCAACTAATAAATCTGTAGATAAAGTACCTAGTTTTCTTTGCAAAACCGATTTACTAACTGTAGCTATTTTATCTACTCTAATCAAAGATGTTTTTTTCAAGCCCAATCGAGCAAATTGAGGATTGCTGTTTTCAATGAGTACCCAGCTAGCTTGTAAACTACCCGTAGGAATTTTAGAAAAAATCCCCAAAATAATCACTTCTTCTCTATGAACCGATAAAATTAGTGCAGGTCTGAGTTTTGCTGACGTTAAATCGCTAAAAGGGAATTTAACTAGCCATATTTCTTCAAGCTGAGGATTAGATATCATAAATATCTTCTTCTTCGTCATTCCATTCAGAAAAACCAGTTTCAGCTAATTGCATCATCTGAGTGGTTGATAGTTTTTCTTCTAAATCCTCAATTAGTGTTATTTGTTCTTGTATTGACAACTGAAAAATTATTTGTTTGATTTCTTCTAAAGTAAGACTGGGATTTGTCATGTACACTTTAGTTTTGCAAATTGTTGTCGTATATTACCTAAATAAATTATAGTAAATGGCGATCGCTTATGAACCTGCTGATAATTCAAAATTCTCAACTTGCTTCTTTAGGATATTTGGGTAAGTGCATCGTCGAAAGAAATGTAAATATAGAAATTGTTACTCTTTTTTCCAATGATGTACTTCCTACTAACATCAATTCCTACGATGGTTTGATTATTCTCGGTGGTGCGATGAATGCCGAAGACGACGAAAGCTATCCGTATCTCGAAGAAATTGTACGCCTAATTCATTTATTTGCTGTCAAACATTTACCCATTCTCGGTATTTGTTTGGGAGCGCAACTTATTGCCAGAGCTTTTGGAAAAAGAGTTTATCAACATCAAGAAGAAGAACTTGGCTTCACGCCACTGTATCCACTTAGTGAAGTTACTAAAACCGATCCCTTACTAAAAAATTGTCTCGAACCTATTCGGATAATGGAGTGGCATTTTGATACTTTTGACTTGCCAGATGAAGCTAAATTACTCTTAACTGGCGATAAATGTCACAATCAAGCTTACCGTATTAGTGACAATATTTATGGCTTTCAATGTCACTTTGAAGTGGATGAAGCAATTATTTTAAGCTGGATTGACGAAAACAGACAACACATCTGGCAACATCGTCCAGATTTTCCCCAACAGTTGCAGCAAGATATAGAAAAATATTTAGCGCGATCGCACTCTTTTTGTCAAAATGTCTGTGATGGTTGGCTCGATTTAGTTATGCTGGAAATGAATAGAAAAACTTATTCAAGCTAGAGAAATAATTTCAAATGATACTCAAGGTCTAATTTGGCGTTTTTGTATTGGTAGACTTGGCGAAATAAACTACCAGCTTCACCAGGGCAGTAAGAAAAAGACTCACTTTTGATTTGCAGCATACTCCTCCAACTATATACTTCTGAAAAAGAGATCGTTGAAGGTAGTATCGAAATCGTAATATTGCGAACGAGTCATGTATTTAAGCGTATCGATAACCAACTGTGGCGTGTCTAGTTTCAAGTCGAACGCTATTGCCCAGTCGTAATGCAAACTCATTGAACCAATATTCTATTTTTGCTATAAGTACATAGTTATTATAAATAGCAACAAACCCTCTTTGCTGTTTTTTTGCTAACTATCTTGAATTGTTTTCAGAATTCAAATCATCTAAAAACAGCTTGATTCGCAAAATAATTCCTAAAGTAACTTGCTTGGTCAGCCAATATAAGCCAGTCAAAATAATAAAAGTAATAGCAATTACTAACAAGGGTTGTTTATCAGTTAGATCGCTTATAGTTGTAACCAATAAAACATCTGGCTTGGTAACTAAATCCCAACTATTAAAGCGGCGAAATCGACCCATGAAAATACCGATCGCACATAGAGCATGAGTTAGTAACTCGCAGGCAAAAATATATTTTTTAGCACCTTGTTTTTCTAAATAATAACTTTGAGCGATTAGAGAAATTGTATAAGCCTCCCAACCAATTAAAATTGCCAAAGAGTGTAGAGGAATAAAAATTAAAGTAGTAACCCAAATTGAATAACCCGCTCTGATTGCTTCTATTAGATGAATAACATCTGTTAATAAATAAGGAGCATTGGGCAAAAAGAGAATAAAAACAACTAAGCCGATCCACCAAAATAGCGATCGCCTGTTACTACGCCGAAGAAACAACCAAAAGCTAAGAACTAAAGGAATAAAAGCTAAAAACAAGTTCCAGATAATCCATCCACTGTGTTTGTTAAAGGCTTCTAGAGCATTAGCTAATATTGTTTCCATCTATTTTTCATTTTCGCGCTGAAGAATTATTCCAAGAGTAACAAAATTAATCTGTTTTGGGCGTTGCATAACTACGGGATGAGATTTTGAAAGTATCTCCCCTGCACCCTGCACCCTGCTAATCTCAACTATCCCATCATGATGCAATGCGCTATTTTGAAGCTTCTTGTATCGCCTCGGTCAATCCTTCCAAAGTATATTCGACAGCTTCAATATTTACTCTGCCTAATAATTCTACGCAAGTTTTAGAGGTTTGAGGACCGATCGAAGCTATAGAAACGGTTTCTAAAATGGATTCTGGTTTGGTATCTGCTGGTAACTCTCGTTCGATTAAATGATAAAAGTTTTTAACGGTTTTGGAACTGGCAAAGGTGACAATATCGATTTGTTTTTGCTGCAAAGCTTGCCAAACTGAAGGTTCGAGGCGATCGGGACATTGAGATTGATATACAGCGACTTCGGTTACTACTCCACCTTGGCTAGTTAATTCTCTCACTAATACTTCTCTACCACCAGTTTCAACGCGGGGAAATAAAACATTTTTGCCGTTTAAAGCTTCGGGAAAGTTAACTACCAGCGAGTCAGCAACAAAATCTGGAGGAATAAAGTCTGGCTGCAAGTTTCTTTTATAGAGAACATCTGCGGTTTTTTTACCTACTACCGCAATTTTTAGCTTACCTAAAACTCGATAATCTTTGCCCAAACTTAGTAGGCGATCGCAAAAATAATTAACGCCGTTAGCCGAAGTGAGAATCAACCAGTCAAAAAGCTCAATAGTAGCGATCGCTTTGTCTAATTCTTGCCAGCTTGAAGGAGGAGTAATAACTAAAGCTGGCATTTCGATAACCTTTGCTCCTTGTCGTTCGAGTAAGGCAGTAAAATTACTCGCCTGTTCGCTAGCGCGAGTTACCAAGATAGTTTTATCTTTGAGAGGAAGCTGGCGATCGCTATACTGACTGCTTAATGACACGACTTGTCCGATAATAATGACTGCTGGAGAGAGAGAAATCTGCTCTGTTTTACTTACTATATCGGTTAACGTTCCCCAAAAAACTTGTTGCTGTCTTTGGCTGCAATGACACACAATTGCCACTGGTTCTTGAGGCGATCTCCCGTTGGCTATTAACTCTCCAACAATTACGGATAAAGTACGTCCTCCCATTAAAATAGCCAAGGTATCTATACGCGCTAAAGCCTGCCAGTCAAGCTGTTCTGGTTGGTGTCCGCTCAATACCGCAAAACAACTGCTTAAATACTTATCGGTTAGAGGAATACCTGCAAGTAAGGGTGCGGCTAAAGCCGACGAGATCCCTGGTACGAGTTCGTAGTCACAATTTGCTGTCTGTAGTGCCTCTATTTCTTCGTTTGCTCGACCAAAAATAAAGGGATCGCCGCTTTTTAGTCTGACTACCTGCTTGCCTTGCAAACAGTATGCTACTAATAATTGATTGATTCTATCTTGAGGAGTGCTGGTTTGTCCGCCTCGCTTACCTGCTGCGATTTGTAAACAGTCAGCAGGTACTAAAGCTAATAGCTGAGAATCTACCAAAGCATCGTAAATTAAAATCTCAGCCTCGGCTAGTAATTCTTTGCCTCTTAAAGTAAGATAGGCAATATTTCCCGTTCCTGCCCCGACGAGATATACTTTACCATTACTCAACTCTGACATTGTTTCTCTGCTTGTGAATTTTTATCTGGGCTGCGCGGTTTGGTCTTATAAACCCTGGGTAGGTAACTTTTATCCTCCCCAAAGCCGCGAGCGAGATTTTTTACAGCTTTACAGCCAACGCTTTACTGCTGTTGAAGGTAATACTACCTTTTATGCAGTTCCCTCTGCTGCTACTGTAGCGAAGTGGGCAAGTCAAACTTCACCAGAATTCAAATTCTGTCCCAAATTTCCCCGCCAAATTACCCATAGCGGTTTGCTGCAAGCTGCCATACCAGAAGCTTTTAACTTTATCGATAGAATATCTGGTTTGGGCGATCGCCTAGGAACGGTATTTATTCAATTACCACCAAGCTATAGTCCCCAATATTTTGACGATTTAACAGCATTTTTGCAAGCTATTGATAACAAAGTTTCTCTAGCAGTGGAAGTTCGTCATTTAGACTGGTTTAAGCAACCATATTGCGATCGCCTCAACCAAATGTTGACAGCAATGAATGTTGCTAGAGTGCTGTTAGATACTCGCCCAATTTACAGTTCACCAAAAGATCCCCAGGCTAATTCTACTCGCCGCAAGCCCAAGGTTCCAGTGCAACCCATTGTCACAAATAACTGTAGTTTAGTACGTTTTATTAGCCATCCCCAGGCAAAATACAACCAATCTTATTTAGAAGAATGGACTCAAATCATAGATCGCTGGCTGCGTCAGGGCAAAACCGTTTATTTCTTCGTACACTGTCCTCAAGAAGAGCGTTCGACAGATACGGCACGATATTTTTATTCTTTATTACAACAGCAAAATTCTTCCCTTCTTACTCTTCCTTGGAATAATTTAAAGGTTGCAACTCAATTGAGCTTGTTTTAAAGTCTGTGGTTGCTCGTAGTTACAATATTTTTGTAGCATTAGTTAAACTTGTTTGACCAGTGTTCCCTAATTGTAATGTTGCTTAAAAAAAATTTACAAAAGCATAAACCAGTAAAGAAAAGCTTTTGTTAGAGCAAAGTCAGAAAGTCAGAAGTTTAAAGCTCCTAAATGAGCGATCCCCGTTATAAAATATAGGTAAGGAAGTGTAGTAGGTCTTTACTAAAGCACTCCTCAATTTACGACTCTATAATATAGATATTGCTTAACAGTTCTATATGGTTGGTTCTAGGGATATTGTTTGGCTGACAATATCCCTTATTTTTTGGCTTTAATTCGGTATTTATTACTACCAGTAAAATCACTCCTACACCTTAGAATTACCGAAGCAATCTACAATCTAAGATATAAAATAATATTCTTTTAGCCTGAATGTCTACAGTAAATACACGTAATCAGACGAATTATTCATATACTTTATAGAGCGTATTCGATAATTTTTTAAAAGTATTTGCTTCGATCGCCTAACTGTAATCTTATAAACAGCAAAGATCGTATTTATTTAAAAAAGGTACTAAAAAAATAGCAGTTACAGAAAATGCTTAAAACCTAGAGCCTAAATTATTTCATAGAGTCTAAGCACAAAAACTATTTTATGTAACTATACATCTGCCGAAGTGTAATCAGGGCAATTTTGGGCCAATTGGGCAACAGACAGTTGTTCGTAGCGTTCAAAAGGCTGGTGTATCCAGGGACTATCGGGAAGATAATCGACATAGTAATCTGGAGCAATCTTAGAAGTACTCTTATACCAGATTACCGCGGTGCGAACTTCTTCTATCTCTTCACCATATCTTGCTTTAAGCCAATTTAACGATTCGATTAAACTAACTCCAGAATCTACTAAATCGTCTACTAATAAAACTTTTTTGCCGAGTTCGGCTTCAATCATCGATAGATGTTGGGAAAAAGCTATTTCACCCTGCTGACGATTATCTTTTCCACCATAAGAAGCAGCAGTGACAATAGCTAGAGGTTGTCCGAACAAACGACAAAAAATATCCCCGACACGCAAACCGCCTTTGGCAATACAAACAATGCGATCGAACTGCCAGCCAGACTGGTGAATTTTAACCGCTAAAGTTTCAATTTTTTGGTGATAATCCGACCAAGAGACGTATAAATCTGTCATAACTGTAGTGAATCTAGACAATAATCACATATTAACGGGAAGCCAATGGATCGAGAAAAGCTAAATTTTACCACTAAGCTGGCTTATGGTTCTGGAGACATGGGACCTGCGATTACGGCGAATATACTAGTATTTTATTTGCTTTATTTTTTTACTAATGTTGCCGGATTACCCGCAGGTTTGGCTGGCAGTATTTTAGCAATTAGCAAAATTGGCGATGCAATTAATGACCCCATCGCGGGAATTTTGAGCGATCGCACCCGTAGTAAATGGGGTAGACGGATTCCCTGGATGCTATTTGGCACGATTCCCTTTGGAATTTTCTTTTTCTTGCAGTGGATCGTACCTGAGTTTAGCGACGATGTAACGGTCAATAACTGGGGTCAATTTGCCTATTACATTGCGATCGCCATTTTCTTTAATCTGGCATACACGGTAGTAAATTTGCCCTACACGGCTCTAACTCCAGAACTAACCCAAGACTATAACGAACGAACCACCCTCAATAGTTATCGCTTTGCTTTCTCCATTGGCGGCAGTATTTTATCTTTGATGCTGGCGATTTTTGTCTTTCGAGCATACGATAATCCCAAGCAGCAATATTTAGTATTGGGTGGGGTTAGTACGCTAATCTCGATGGTGGCTCTTTTGTGGTGTACGCTGTCAATTCAAGAACGAGGCGCTTCACCAATCTTGGGACGACAGGGTAGAAAAATTCTCGGCTTGGGGTTGACTGCCTTGGGAATTGCAGCAATCGCCTACGGTATTTACAATTTAACTTTAGGTTCGGCAGCGATAGTTTTATACGGTGTCTTGGGGATTTTTATCGGTATTCAGCTTACCGCCTTTGGATTGACTTTAACTTATGCCAAAGTCGAAACTCACCTGAGCGATAGTTTGGCAGTTGAAGCCAGAAACAAAGCCAATACCGTTCCCACCACCCCATTAAAAGAACAGTTAAAAATTGCTTTTACCAATAAACCTTTTCTCTACATCATTGGCATTTATTTATGCTCTTGGCTGGCGGTTCAGCTTACGGCTTCAATTTTAATTTATTTTGTAGTTAGCTGGATGGGCATGGATGAGGCGGCTTTTCCCTTAGTGGCGATCGCAGTTCAGGGAACGGCATTAGTAATGTTGTTCTTCTGGAAATGGGTCGGTGAAAAGCTAGATAAAAAAGTAATTTATTTTCTCGGTTCGCTGATTTGGATTATCGCTCAGGGAGGACTATTTCTCATTCAGCCAGGACAAACTACCTTGCTTTATATTCTGGCAATTATGGCAGGCTGTGGCGTATCGGTAGCCTATTTGGTTCCCTGGTCGATGATTCCCGATGTCATCGAACTGGACGAACTAAATACAGGACAGAGACGAGAAGGAATTTTCTATAGTTTTATGGTGCTGCTGCAAAAATTTGGTTTGGCACTAGCTCTATTTTTAGTAGGCTTGGCTTTAGAGTGGTCGGGATTTGTCGAAAGACCTCCAGGGGGAGAGATTCCCATTCAGCCAGACAGTGCTTTGCTAGCCATTCGGATTGCCGTCGCGCCACTACCAACGATCGCTCTAATTCTCGGGTTGATTCTGGCTTATTTCTATCCCATTACCAAGGAAAAACACGCCGAGATTCGTTTGAAACTAGAAGAACGAAAAAATAATAGTTAACTTTGCCTAAAACTGCATTAGTAAACTATCTCGCACCTAATAAGTAATAGCAAACCAAATAATTCTGGCAGCGATTGCATTACTTACTAGCAATAAACAGGAGCAGAACTATGCAGTTAACTTATCGCGGTGCAAAATACCAAACTCAGACTCTACCAAATCTCAATTTATCTACTTCAGAAGTCACTGGCAAATATCGTGGCAAAGCTTCCGAGCTTTCGCCTTACCTGCGAGTATTTTCCAAATCTTTAGCTATGTTTACCTATCGCGGTATTGGCTACAGCAAAGAAGTAAACTGCAATTGCAGCAGCAAAACTTCTCAGTCAACAGAAAGTAACTCCACTCAAGCCTGATTTGTAGTTGAGTGGTTTCTATGAATTAAATAAGGCATTAAGTAAAAGCTTATAGCTTTATATCAAGCAGAAACTCGAACGCGCTGTTCTCCAGACAATTCAAAAGTTTCGTGAACGGCTTTTAAGGCTTTTACTCCATTGTGTTCGTCAACTACGCAGCTAATTTTAATTTCCGAGGTGGTAATCATTCTAATGTTGATATTTTCTGTAGCCAATGCTGCAAAAAACTTGGCTGCTACCCCTGGTTGAGCTATCATTCCCGCACCGACTATGCTAACTTTGGCGATCGCTTTGTCTGCCGAAACTTCACCGCAGTTTAATTCGCAAATCAATTCACAGACGCGGTCTGCATCCGAGCGAACTACCGTAAAAGCAATATCGCGGGTAGCAATATCGTTAACAATGCGACAGCGTTGAGATTGAATGATCGAATCGACGCTAATTTTTTTCTCAGCTAGCAAACCAAAAATTCGTGCTGCCATACCAGGACGGTCTGGGACGTGGCGAATCGCAATTTGTGCCTGTTGGCTATCTAATGCCACCCCTCGAACTGGCGGACGAGCGATTGAAGATTCGTATCTGGTTGTGGCTGGTTGGGCATTGAGTTCGACATCAAATGCCTGGGCGAGAACTGCCAAAGCGCGATCGCATTCTGCTTTATTAATAACGCAGCTTACTTTAACTTCCGAAGTAGAAATCATCTGAATATTAATTCCTGCATCGGCAAGAGTTTGGAACATCATAGCGGCAATTCCAGGACGACCGATCATTCCCGCACCAGAAATAGCAACCTGAGCGATATCGCGTTCGACAATAGCTTCTGCTTCATCTGTAGAGTTGGGATAATTGCGTAAGGCAGGAGCGATCGCTTCGGTTACGGCTTCGGCTTTAGCAAGTAAGCGATCGAATACGGTAAAAGCAATATCATTAGAATTACCTTCATGAATCGATTGAATAATTAGATCGACATCTATTTCTTGACGAGAAATTTCGCCAAACAAACGAGCGGCAACTCCAGGGCGGTCTGGTACTCTTAATAGGGCGACTTTGGCTCGATCTGTATCTACTGCCACTCCATCTACCGCCTTGGCTAGCTCTAGTCCCTGTAAAGAACGCGGTTGCGGCAAGGGAGATACAACTTTAGTTCCTGGTGCATCGCTCCAACTTGACAAGACTACCAGCGGGATGCCAAAGTTACGAGCGATTTCTACAGCGCGGGGATGCAGCACTTTAGCTCCTAAACTGGCTAATTCCAGCATTTCATCGGCGGTAATTTCTTCCATCAAGCGAGCCGAAGGCACGAGGCGGGGATCGGTAGTGAGAATTCCAGGTACGTCGGTATAAATTTCGCAACGGTTAGCTTTGAGAGCCGCCGCCAGAGCCACTGCCGAAGTGTCAGAGCCACCCCTGCCCAGAGTTGTAATTTCAAAGTCTTCTGTGTTGCTAATTCCCTGAAACCCTGCAACTACAACAACTTCTCCTTTATCGAGATGTCTGGTAATTCTTTTATCGCAAATTTGCAAAATTCTGGCGCGACTGTGTTCTGCCTCAGTGACAATCCCTACCTGCGCTCCCGTAAGTGAAATTGCTGGCTGGTTTAACTCTTGTAAAGCCAT from Myxosarcina sp. GI1 includes the following:
- a CDS encoding aspartate kinase; this translates as MVLVVQKYGGTSVGSVERIKAVARRIQTTVQQGNRVVVVVSAMGKSTDTLVRLADEISSNPSRREMDMLLSTGEQVSIALLSMALQELNQPAISLTGAQVGIVTEAEHSRARILQICDKRITRHLDKGEVVVVAGFQGISNTEDFEITTLGRGGSDTSAVALAAALKANRCEIYTDVPGILTTDPRLVPSARLMEEITADEMLELASLGAKVLHPRAVEIARNFGIPLVVLSSWSDAPGTKVVSPLPQPRSLQGLELAKAVDGVAVDTDRAKVALLRVPDRPGVAARLFGEISRQEIDVDLIIQSIHEGNSNDIAFTVFDRLLAKAEAVTEAIAPALRNYPNSTDEAEAIVERDIAQVAISGAGMIGRPGIAAMMFQTLADAGINIQMISTSEVKVSCVINKAECDRALAVLAQAFDVELNAQPATTRYESSIARPPVRGVALDSQQAQIAIRHVPDRPGMAARIFGLLAEKKISVDSIIQSQRCRIVNDIATRDIAFTVVRSDADRVCELICELNCGEVSADKAIAKVSIVGAGMIAQPGVAAKFFAALATENINIRMITTSEIKISCVVDEHNGVKALKAVHETFELSGEQRVRVSA
- a CDS encoding MFS transporter, yielding MDREKLNFTTKLAYGSGDMGPAITANILVFYLLYFFTNVAGLPAGLAGSILAISKIGDAINDPIAGILSDRTRSKWGRRIPWMLFGTIPFGIFFFLQWIVPEFSDDVTVNNWGQFAYYIAIAIFFNLAYTVVNLPYTALTPELTQDYNERTTLNSYRFAFSIGGSILSLMLAIFVFRAYDNPKQQYLVLGGVSTLISMVALLWCTLSIQERGASPILGRQGRKILGLGLTALGIAAIAYGIYNLTLGSAAIVLYGVLGIFIGIQLTAFGLTLTYAKVETHLSDSLAVEARNKANTVPTTPLKEQLKIAFTNKPFLYIIGIYLCSWLAVQLTASILIYFVVSWMGMDEAAFPLVAIAVQGTALVMLFFWKWVGEKLDKKVIYFLGSLIWIIAQGGLFLIQPGQTTLLYILAIMAGCGVSVAYLVPWSMIPDVIELDELNTGQRREGIFYSFMVLLQKFGLALALFLVGLALEWSGFVERPPGGEIPIQPDSALLAIRIAVAPLPTIALILGLILAYFYPITKEKHAEIRLKLEERKNNS
- a CDS encoding type II toxin-antitoxin system PemK/MazF family toxin; the protein is MISNPQLEEIWLVKFPFSDLTSAKLRPALILSVHREEVIILGIFSKIPTGSLQASWVLIENSNPQFARLGLKKTSLIRVDKIATVSKSVLQRKLGTLSTDLLVEVQKALKIALNLA
- a CDS encoding DUF72 domain-containing protein translates to MNFYLGCAVWSYKPWVGNFYPPQSRERDFLQLYSQRFTAVEGNTTFYAVPSAATVAKWASQTSPEFKFCPKFPRQITHSGLLQAAIPEAFNFIDRISGLGDRLGTVFIQLPPSYSPQYFDDLTAFLQAIDNKVSLAVEVRHLDWFKQPYCDRLNQMLTAMNVARVLLDTRPIYSSPKDPQANSTRRKPKVPVQPIVTNNCSLVRFISHPQAKYNQSYLEEWTQIIDRWLRQGKTVYFFVHCPQEERSTDTARYFYSLLQQQNSSLLTLPWNNLKVATQLSLF
- a CDS encoding DUF1361 domain-containing protein, whose product is METILANALEAFNKHSGWIIWNLFLAFIPLVLSFWLFLRRSNRRSLFWWIGLVVFILFLPNAPYLLTDVIHLIEAIRAGYSIWVTTLIFIPLHSLAILIGWEAYTISLIAQSYYLEKQGAKKYIFACELLTHALCAIGIFMGRFRRFNSWDLVTKPDVLLVTTISDLTDKQPLLVIAITFIILTGLYWLTKQVTLGIILRIKLFLDDLNSENNSR
- a CDS encoding type 1 glutamine amidotransferase, giving the protein MNLLIIQNSQLASLGYLGKCIVERNVNIEIVTLFSNDVLPTNINSYDGLIILGGAMNAEDDESYPYLEEIVRLIHLFAVKHLPILGICLGAQLIARAFGKRVYQHQEEELGFTPLYPLSEVTKTDPLLKNCLEPIRIMEWHFDTFDLPDEAKLLLTGDKCHNQAYRISDNIYGFQCHFEVDEAIILSWIDENRQHIWQHRPDFPQQLQQDIEKYLARSHSFCQNVCDGWLDLVMLEMNRKTYSS
- a CDS encoding phosphoribosyltransferase: MTDLYVSWSDYHQKIETLAVKIHQSGWQFDRIVCIAKGGLRVGDIFCRLFGQPLAIVTAASYGGKDNRQQGEIAFSQHLSMIEAELGKKVLLVDDLVDSGVSLIESLNWLKARYGEEIEEVRTAVIWYKSTSKIAPDYYVDYLPDSPWIHQPFERYEQLSVAQLAQNCPDYTSADV
- the cobA gene encoding uroporphyrinogen-III C-methyltransferase; the encoded protein is MSELSNGKVYLVGAGTGNIAYLTLRGKELLAEAEILIYDALVDSQLLALVPADCLQIAAGKRGGQTSTPQDRINQLLVAYCLQGKQVVRLKSGDPFIFGRANEEIEALQTANCDYELVPGISSALAAPLLAGIPLTDKYLSSCFAVLSGHQPEQLDWQALARIDTLAILMGGRTLSVIVGELIANGRSPQEPVAIVCHCSQRQQQVFWGTLTDIVSKTEQISLSPAVIIIGQVVSLSSQYSDRQLPLKDKTILVTRASEQASNFTALLERQGAKVIEMPALVITPPSSWQELDKAIATIELFDWLILTSANGVNYFCDRLLSLGKDYRVLGKLKIAVVGKKTADVLYKRNLQPDFIPPDFVADSLVVNFPEALNGKNVLFPRVETGGREVLVRELTSQGGVVTEVAVYQSQCPDRLEPSVWQALQQKQIDIVTFASSKTVKNFYHLIERELPADTKPESILETVSIASIGPQTSKTCVELLGRVNIEAVEYTLEGLTEAIQEASK
- a CDS encoding DUF4278 domain-containing protein, encoding MQLTYRGAKYQTQTLPNLNLSTSEVTGKYRGKASELSPYLRVFSKSLAMFTYRGIGYSKEVNCNCSSKTSQSTESNSTQA